From a region of the Parus major isolate Abel chromosome 6, Parus_major1.1, whole genome shotgun sequence genome:
- the SLIT1 gene encoding slit homolog 1 protein isoform X1: MAAPTPGRPTGVPAGLRAAAWLLACAALCRGRAAACPPLCACSGTTVDCHGSALRAVPRSIPRGTERLELNGNNITRINKNDFAGLKQLRVLQLMENQISMVERGAFDDMKELERLRLNRNQLHTLPELLFQNNQALSRLDLSENFIQAIPRKAFRGATDLKNLQLDKNQISCIEDGAFRALRGLEVLTLNNNNITSIPVSSFNHMPKLRTFRLHSNHLFCDCHLAWLSQWLRQRPTIGLFTQCAAPAQLRGLNVAEIQKNEFSCSGQTDSAHAQLCSLSSGSCPAMCTCSNGIVDCRGKGLTAIPANLPETMTEIRLELNGIKSIPPGAFSPYKKLRRIDLSNNQISEIAPDAFQGLRSLNSLVLYGNKITDLPKGVFGGLFALQLLLLNANKINCVRADAFQDLQNLSLLSLYDNKIQSLAKGTFTSLRAIQTLHLAQNPFICDCNLKWLADFLRANPVETSGARCASPRRLANKRIGQIKSKKFRCSAKEQYFIPGTEDYQLNSECNSDVICPPKCRCESGVVECSNLKLTKIPDRIPQSTAELRLNNNEISILEATGIFKKLPHLKKINLSNNKVSEIEDGAFEGASSVNELHLTVNQLESVRSGMFRGLDGLRTLMLRNNRISCIHNDSFTGLRNVRLLSLYDNQISTIAPGAFDTLQSLSTLNLLANPFNCNCQLAWLGDWLRKRKIVTGNPRCQNPDFLRQIPLQDVAFPDFRCEEGKEETTCIPRPQCPQECTCLDTVVRCSNKHLKALPKGIPKNVTELYLDGNQFTQVPGQLSTFKYLQLVDLSNNKISSLSNSSFTNMSQLTTLILSYNSLQCIPPLAFEGLRSLRLLSLHGNDISSLPEGIFADVTSLSHLAIGANPLYCSCNLRWLSSWVKTGYKEPGIARCAGPPDMEGKLLLTTPAKKFECQGPPALSVQAKCNPCLSSPCQNQGTCHNDPLGSYRCTCPSGYKGRDCEVALSGCSSNPCANGGTCQPQEGEGAGFRCLCPVGFEGLSCHTTSNPCKEHNCENGGSCVPSATNYTCLCPAHYTGEFCEQPLNFCSDELNPCQHDSTCISTSQGPRCECAPGYVGSNCSEDFDDCQDHRCQNNARCLDEVNGYSCLCTEGYSGQLCEMPPHAAGQAGLCERAECQNGAPCVERGARALCQCLPGFGGPKCEKLLSVNFVDRDTYLQFTDLQDWPRANITLQVSTAEGNGILLYNGDSDHMAVELYQGHVRVSYDPGTHPSSAIYSAETINDGQFHTVELVTFDQMVNLSIDGGSPMTMDNSGKQYTLNSEAPLYVGGMPVDVNSAAFRLWQLLNGTSFHGCIRNLYINNELQDFTKTRMTPGVVPGCEPCRKLYCLHGICQPLGAQGPVCHCEPGWDGPHCDQPRGGPCQGHKCVHGLCLPLDALSYSCQCHEGYQGALCNQPAEPPDPCRHQPCIHGHCHLTPGGQPTCECHDGYTGALCDQEPECRGEPVRDYHQVQRGYAICQTTRPVAWVECRGTCGGPDASCCTGLRLRRRKYAFECSNGATFVEEVEKPSKCGCSQCL; encoded by the exons GGACCTGAGTGAGAACTTCATCCAggccatccccaggaaagcatTTCGTGGGGCCACGGACCTCAAGAACCT GCAACTGGACAAGAACCAGATCAGCTGCATTGAGGATGGGGCTTTCCGTGCCCTGAGGGGGCTGGAGGTCCT GACCCTGAATAACAACAATATCACTTCAATTCCTGTGTCCAGCTTCAACCACATGCCCAAGCTGAGGACATT TCGCCTGCATTCCAACCATCTCTTCTGCGACTGCCACCTGGCCTGGCTCTCACAGTGGCTGCGCCAGCGCCCCACCATCGGGCTCTTCACCCAGTGCGCCGCTCCTGCCCAGCTTCGTGGCCTCAACGTGGCTGAGATCCAAAAGAACGAGTTCAGCTGCTCCG GACAAACGGACTCAGCAcatgcccagctctgcagcttgtcctctggctcctgcccagccaTGTGCACTTGCAGCAACGGCATTGTGGACTGTCGGGGCAAGGGGCTGACGGCCATCCCCGCCAACCTGCCCGAGACCATGACAGAGAT CCGTCTGGAACTCAACGGCATCAAGTCCATCCCTCCGGGAGCCTTCTCACCCTACAAGAAGCTGCGGAGGAT AGACCTGAGCAACAACCAGATCTCGGAGATCGCCCCTGACGCCTTCCAGGGGCTGCGCTCACTGAATTCCTT GGTGCTATATGGCAACAAGATCACAGACCTCCCTAAGGGTGTCTTCGGAGGACTTtttgccctgcagctgct gCTTCTCAATGCCAACAAGATCAACTGTGTGCGGGCAGATGCCTTCCAGGACCTGCAGAACCTCTCACTGCTCTCACTTTATGACAACAAGATCCAGAGCCTGGCCAAAGGCACATTCACCTCCCTGCGGGCCATCCAGACTCT gcaccTGGCCCAGAACCCTTTCATCTGTGACTGCAACCTGAAGTGGCTGGCAGATTTCCTCCGTGCCAACCCCGTGGAGACCAGTGGAGCCCGCTGTGCCAGCCCCCGGCGCTTGGCCAACAAGCGTATCGGCCAGATCAAGAGCAAGAAGTTCCGCTGCTCGG CCAAGGAGCAGTATTTCATCCCAG GAACAGAGGATTACCAGCTGAACAGTGAATGCAACAGTGACGTGATCTGCCCTCCGAAATGCCGCTGTGAATCTGGTGTGGTCGAGTGCTCCAACCTGAAACTCACCAAGATCCCAGATCGCATCCCGCAGTCCACAGCTGAGCT GCGCCTGAACAACAATGAAATCTCCATCCTGGAGGCCACTGGCATTTTCAAGAAACTCCCAcatctgaagaaaat cAACCTCAGTAACAACAAGGTGTCGGAGATTGAGGATGGGGCATTTGAGGGGGCATCCTCTGTCAACGAGCTGCACCTCACCGTCAACCAGCTGGAGTCTGTGCGGAGTGGCATGTTCAGGGGCCTGGACGGGCTGAGGACACT gatGCTGAGGAACAACCGCATCAGCTGTATCCACAACGACAGCTTCACAGGGCTGCGCAACGTCCGCCTGCTCTCCCTGTACGACAACCAGATCAGCACAATCGCACCAGGCGCCTTCGACACGCTGCAGTCCCTCTCCACCCT GAACCTGCTCGCCAACCCCTTCAACTGCAACTGCCAGCTGGCCTGGCTGGGGGACTGGCTGCGCAAGAGGAAGATCGTGACAGGGAACCCTCGGTGCCAAAACCCTGACTTCCTCCGGCAGATCCCGCTCCAGGATGTGGCTTTCCCTGACTTCAGGTGTGAGGAAG GTAAAGAGGAGACCACCTGCATCCCCCGGCCCCAGTGCCCTCAGGAATGCACCTGCCTCGACACGGTTGTCCGCTGCAGCAACAAGCACCTCAAGGCCCTGCCCAAGGGGATCCCCAAGAATGTCACAGAGCT CTACCTGGATGGAAACCAGTTCACTCAGGTCCCGGGGCAGCTCTCTACCTTCAAGTATCTGCAGCTTGT agatCTGAGCAACAACAAGATCAGCTCCCTGAGCAACTCCTCCTTCACCAACATGAGCCAGCTCACCACCCT GATCCTCAGCTACAACTCCCTGCAGTGCATCCCTCCGCTGGCCTTCGAGGGCCTCCGCTCCCTGCGGCTGCT GTCTCTCCATGGCAATGACATTTCCAGCCTCCCTGAGGGCATCTTTGCCGatgtcacctccctgtcccacct AGCCATCGGGGCCAACCCCCTGTACTGCAGCTGCAACCTGCGCTGGCTCTCCAGCTGGGTCAAGACGGGGTACAAGGAGCCAGGCATTGCTCGCTGCGCTGGGCCCCCTGACATggaaggaaagctgctgctcaCCACCCCTGCCAAGAAATTTGAGTGCCAAG GCCCACCTGCCCTGAGCGTCCAGGCCAAGTGCAACCCCTGCCTCTCCAGCCCCTGTCAGAACCAGGGCACCTGCCACAATGACCCCCTTGGCTCCTACCGCTGCACTTGCCCCAGTGGCTACAAG ggcagggactgcGAGGTGGCACTGAGTGGCTGCTCCTCCAACCCCTGTGCCAATGGGGGGACCTGCCAGCCtcaggagggagaaggagctgggttCAG aTGCCTGTGCCCGGTGGGCTTCGAGGGCCTGAGCTGCCACACCACCAGCAACCCCTGCAAGGAGCACAACTGCGAGAATGGGGGCTCCTGTGTGCCCAGTGCCACCAACTACACCTGCCTTTGTCCTGCCCACTACACAG GGGAATTCTGTGAGCAGCCACTCAATTTCTGCTCAGACGAGCTCAACCCCTGCCAGCATGACTCTACCTGCATCTCCACCAGCCAGGGGCCCAG GTGTGAGTGTGCACCCGGCTATGTGGGGAGCAACTGCAGCGAGGACTTCGATGACTGCCAGGACCACCGGTGCCAGAACAACGCCCGCTGTCTGGATGAGGTGAATGGCTACTCCTGCCTCTGCACCGAGGGCTACAG TGGCCAGCTCTGCGAGATGCCGCCCCACGCCGCTGGCCAGGCTGGCCTCTGTGAGCGAGCTGAATGCCAGAACGGGGCCCCATGTGTGGAGCGGGGTGCCCGtgccctgtgccagtgcctgccTGGCTTCGGCGGCCCCAAatgtgagaagctgctgagcGTCAATTTTGTGGACCGTGACACGTACCTGCAGTTCACCGACCTGCAAGACTGGCCCCGGGCTAATATCACCCTTCAG GTCTCCACGGCTGAAGGCAATGGCATCCTGCTGTACAATGGTGACAGCGACCACATGGCTGTGGAGCTGTACCAGGGCCATGTGAGGGTCAGCTATGACCCTGGCACCCACCCCAGCTCAGCCATCTACAG TGCTGAGACCATCAATGACGGGCAGTTCCACACCGTGGAGCTGGTGACCTTCGACCAGATGGTGAACCTGTCCATCGATGGTGGCAGCCCCATGACCATGGACAACTCGGGCAAGCAGTACACGCTGAACAGTGAGGCTCCCCTCTACGTGGGAG GAATGCCTGTGGATGTCAACTCGGCTGCCTTCCGCCTCTGGCAGCTCCTCAATGGCACCAGCTTCCACGGATGCATCCGTAACCTCTACATCAACAATGAGCTGCAGGACTTCACCAAGACGCGGATGACGCCTGGGGTGGTGCCAGGCTGTGAGCCCTGCCGCAAGCTCTACTGCCTGCACGGCATCTGCCAGCCCTTGGGCGCCCAGGGCCCCGTCTGCCACTGCGAGCCTGGCTGGGACGGGCCCCACTGTGACCAGCCCCGCGGTGGTCCCTGCCAGGGGCACAA GTGTGTGCAcgggctgtgcctgccccttGATGCCCTCTCCTACAGCTGCCAGTGCCATGAGGGCTACCAGGGTGCGCTCTGCAACCAGCCTGCCGAACCACCCGACCCCTGCCGCCACCAGCCCTGCATCCATGGCCACTGCCACCTCACCCCAGGGGGCCAGCCCACCTGCGAGTGCCACGATGGCTACACCGGGGCCCTCTGTGACCAGG AGCCGGAGTGCCGTGGGGAGCCGGTGCGGGACTACCACCAGGTGCAGCGGGGCTATGCCATCTGCCAGACGACGCGGCCGGTGGCCTGGGTGGAATGCCGGGGGACCTGCGGTGGCCCTGATGccagctgctgcactgggctGCGGCTCCGGCGCAGGAAATACGCCTTTGAGTGCAGCAACGGTGCAACCTTCGTGGAGGAGGTGGAGAAGCCCAGCAAGTGTGGCTGCAGCCAGTGCCTGTGA
- the SLIT1 gene encoding slit homolog 1 protein isoform X2 has translation MVHEKCLLTRPQPARLLCAQHCWSLRMRVLSGARELNGNNITRINKNDFAGLKQLRVLQLMENQISMVERGAFDDMKELERLRLNRNQLHTLPELLFQNNQALSRLDLSENFIQAIPRKAFRGATDLKNLQLDKNQISCIEDGAFRALRGLEVLTLNNNNITSIPVSSFNHMPKLRTFRLHSNHLFCDCHLAWLSQWLRQRPTIGLFTQCAAPAQLRGLNVAEIQKNEFSCSGQTDSAHAQLCSLSSGSCPAMCTCSNGIVDCRGKGLTAIPANLPETMTEIRLELNGIKSIPPGAFSPYKKLRRIDLSNNQISEIAPDAFQGLRSLNSLVLYGNKITDLPKGVFGGLFALQLLLLNANKINCVRADAFQDLQNLSLLSLYDNKIQSLAKGTFTSLRAIQTLHLAQNPFICDCNLKWLADFLRANPVETSGARCASPRRLANKRIGQIKSKKFRCSAKEQYFIPGTEDYQLNSECNSDVICPPKCRCESGVVECSNLKLTKIPDRIPQSTAELRLNNNEISILEATGIFKKLPHLKKINLSNNKVSEIEDGAFEGASSVNELHLTVNQLESVRSGMFRGLDGLRTLMLRNNRISCIHNDSFTGLRNVRLLSLYDNQISTIAPGAFDTLQSLSTLNLLANPFNCNCQLAWLGDWLRKRKIVTGNPRCQNPDFLRQIPLQDVAFPDFRCEEGKEETTCIPRPQCPQECTCLDTVVRCSNKHLKALPKGIPKNVTELYLDGNQFTQVPGQLSTFKYLQLVDLSNNKISSLSNSSFTNMSQLTTLILSYNSLQCIPPLAFEGLRSLRLLSLHGNDISSLPEGIFADVTSLSHLAIGANPLYCSCNLRWLSSWVKTGYKEPGIARCAGPPDMEGKLLLTTPAKKFECQGPPALSVQAKCNPCLSSPCQNQGTCHNDPLGSYRCTCPSGYKGRDCEVALSGCSSNPCANGGTCQPQEGEGAGFRCLCPVGFEGLSCHTTSNPCKEHNCENGGSCVPSATNYTCLCPAHYTGEFCEQPLNFCSDELNPCQHDSTCISTSQGPRCECAPGYVGSNCSEDFDDCQDHRCQNNARCLDEVNGYSCLCTEGYSGQLCEMPPHAAGQAGLCERAECQNGAPCVERGARALCQCLPGFGGPKCEKLLSVNFVDRDTYLQFTDLQDWPRANITLQVSTAEGNGILLYNGDSDHMAVELYQGHVRVSYDPGTHPSSAIYSAETINDGQFHTVELVTFDQMVNLSIDGGSPMTMDNSGKQYTLNSEAPLYVGGMPVDVNSAAFRLWQLLNGTSFHGCIRNLYINNELQDFTKTRMTPGVVPGCEPCRKLYCLHGICQPLGAQGPVCHCEPGWDGPHCDQPRGGPCQGHKCVHGLCLPLDALSYSCQCHEGYQGALCNQPAEPPDPCRHQPCIHGHCHLTPGGQPTCECHDGYTGALCDQEPECRGEPVRDYHQVQRGYAICQTTRPVAWVECRGTCGGPDASCCTGLRLRRRKYAFECSNGATFVEEVEKPSKCGCSQCL, from the exons GGACCTGAGTGAGAACTTCATCCAggccatccccaggaaagcatTTCGTGGGGCCACGGACCTCAAGAACCT GCAACTGGACAAGAACCAGATCAGCTGCATTGAGGATGGGGCTTTCCGTGCCCTGAGGGGGCTGGAGGTCCT GACCCTGAATAACAACAATATCACTTCAATTCCTGTGTCCAGCTTCAACCACATGCCCAAGCTGAGGACATT TCGCCTGCATTCCAACCATCTCTTCTGCGACTGCCACCTGGCCTGGCTCTCACAGTGGCTGCGCCAGCGCCCCACCATCGGGCTCTTCACCCAGTGCGCCGCTCCTGCCCAGCTTCGTGGCCTCAACGTGGCTGAGATCCAAAAGAACGAGTTCAGCTGCTCCG GACAAACGGACTCAGCAcatgcccagctctgcagcttgtcctctggctcctgcccagccaTGTGCACTTGCAGCAACGGCATTGTGGACTGTCGGGGCAAGGGGCTGACGGCCATCCCCGCCAACCTGCCCGAGACCATGACAGAGAT CCGTCTGGAACTCAACGGCATCAAGTCCATCCCTCCGGGAGCCTTCTCACCCTACAAGAAGCTGCGGAGGAT AGACCTGAGCAACAACCAGATCTCGGAGATCGCCCCTGACGCCTTCCAGGGGCTGCGCTCACTGAATTCCTT GGTGCTATATGGCAACAAGATCACAGACCTCCCTAAGGGTGTCTTCGGAGGACTTtttgccctgcagctgct gCTTCTCAATGCCAACAAGATCAACTGTGTGCGGGCAGATGCCTTCCAGGACCTGCAGAACCTCTCACTGCTCTCACTTTATGACAACAAGATCCAGAGCCTGGCCAAAGGCACATTCACCTCCCTGCGGGCCATCCAGACTCT gcaccTGGCCCAGAACCCTTTCATCTGTGACTGCAACCTGAAGTGGCTGGCAGATTTCCTCCGTGCCAACCCCGTGGAGACCAGTGGAGCCCGCTGTGCCAGCCCCCGGCGCTTGGCCAACAAGCGTATCGGCCAGATCAAGAGCAAGAAGTTCCGCTGCTCGG CCAAGGAGCAGTATTTCATCCCAG GAACAGAGGATTACCAGCTGAACAGTGAATGCAACAGTGACGTGATCTGCCCTCCGAAATGCCGCTGTGAATCTGGTGTGGTCGAGTGCTCCAACCTGAAACTCACCAAGATCCCAGATCGCATCCCGCAGTCCACAGCTGAGCT GCGCCTGAACAACAATGAAATCTCCATCCTGGAGGCCACTGGCATTTTCAAGAAACTCCCAcatctgaagaaaat cAACCTCAGTAACAACAAGGTGTCGGAGATTGAGGATGGGGCATTTGAGGGGGCATCCTCTGTCAACGAGCTGCACCTCACCGTCAACCAGCTGGAGTCTGTGCGGAGTGGCATGTTCAGGGGCCTGGACGGGCTGAGGACACT gatGCTGAGGAACAACCGCATCAGCTGTATCCACAACGACAGCTTCACAGGGCTGCGCAACGTCCGCCTGCTCTCCCTGTACGACAACCAGATCAGCACAATCGCACCAGGCGCCTTCGACACGCTGCAGTCCCTCTCCACCCT GAACCTGCTCGCCAACCCCTTCAACTGCAACTGCCAGCTGGCCTGGCTGGGGGACTGGCTGCGCAAGAGGAAGATCGTGACAGGGAACCCTCGGTGCCAAAACCCTGACTTCCTCCGGCAGATCCCGCTCCAGGATGTGGCTTTCCCTGACTTCAGGTGTGAGGAAG GTAAAGAGGAGACCACCTGCATCCCCCGGCCCCAGTGCCCTCAGGAATGCACCTGCCTCGACACGGTTGTCCGCTGCAGCAACAAGCACCTCAAGGCCCTGCCCAAGGGGATCCCCAAGAATGTCACAGAGCT CTACCTGGATGGAAACCAGTTCACTCAGGTCCCGGGGCAGCTCTCTACCTTCAAGTATCTGCAGCTTGT agatCTGAGCAACAACAAGATCAGCTCCCTGAGCAACTCCTCCTTCACCAACATGAGCCAGCTCACCACCCT GATCCTCAGCTACAACTCCCTGCAGTGCATCCCTCCGCTGGCCTTCGAGGGCCTCCGCTCCCTGCGGCTGCT GTCTCTCCATGGCAATGACATTTCCAGCCTCCCTGAGGGCATCTTTGCCGatgtcacctccctgtcccacct AGCCATCGGGGCCAACCCCCTGTACTGCAGCTGCAACCTGCGCTGGCTCTCCAGCTGGGTCAAGACGGGGTACAAGGAGCCAGGCATTGCTCGCTGCGCTGGGCCCCCTGACATggaaggaaagctgctgctcaCCACCCCTGCCAAGAAATTTGAGTGCCAAG GCCCACCTGCCCTGAGCGTCCAGGCCAAGTGCAACCCCTGCCTCTCCAGCCCCTGTCAGAACCAGGGCACCTGCCACAATGACCCCCTTGGCTCCTACCGCTGCACTTGCCCCAGTGGCTACAAG ggcagggactgcGAGGTGGCACTGAGTGGCTGCTCCTCCAACCCCTGTGCCAATGGGGGGACCTGCCAGCCtcaggagggagaaggagctgggttCAG aTGCCTGTGCCCGGTGGGCTTCGAGGGCCTGAGCTGCCACACCACCAGCAACCCCTGCAAGGAGCACAACTGCGAGAATGGGGGCTCCTGTGTGCCCAGTGCCACCAACTACACCTGCCTTTGTCCTGCCCACTACACAG GGGAATTCTGTGAGCAGCCACTCAATTTCTGCTCAGACGAGCTCAACCCCTGCCAGCATGACTCTACCTGCATCTCCACCAGCCAGGGGCCCAG GTGTGAGTGTGCACCCGGCTATGTGGGGAGCAACTGCAGCGAGGACTTCGATGACTGCCAGGACCACCGGTGCCAGAACAACGCCCGCTGTCTGGATGAGGTGAATGGCTACTCCTGCCTCTGCACCGAGGGCTACAG TGGCCAGCTCTGCGAGATGCCGCCCCACGCCGCTGGCCAGGCTGGCCTCTGTGAGCGAGCTGAATGCCAGAACGGGGCCCCATGTGTGGAGCGGGGTGCCCGtgccctgtgccagtgcctgccTGGCTTCGGCGGCCCCAAatgtgagaagctgctgagcGTCAATTTTGTGGACCGTGACACGTACCTGCAGTTCACCGACCTGCAAGACTGGCCCCGGGCTAATATCACCCTTCAG GTCTCCACGGCTGAAGGCAATGGCATCCTGCTGTACAATGGTGACAGCGACCACATGGCTGTGGAGCTGTACCAGGGCCATGTGAGGGTCAGCTATGACCCTGGCACCCACCCCAGCTCAGCCATCTACAG TGCTGAGACCATCAATGACGGGCAGTTCCACACCGTGGAGCTGGTGACCTTCGACCAGATGGTGAACCTGTCCATCGATGGTGGCAGCCCCATGACCATGGACAACTCGGGCAAGCAGTACACGCTGAACAGTGAGGCTCCCCTCTACGTGGGAG GAATGCCTGTGGATGTCAACTCGGCTGCCTTCCGCCTCTGGCAGCTCCTCAATGGCACCAGCTTCCACGGATGCATCCGTAACCTCTACATCAACAATGAGCTGCAGGACTTCACCAAGACGCGGATGACGCCTGGGGTGGTGCCAGGCTGTGAGCCCTGCCGCAAGCTCTACTGCCTGCACGGCATCTGCCAGCCCTTGGGCGCCCAGGGCCCCGTCTGCCACTGCGAGCCTGGCTGGGACGGGCCCCACTGTGACCAGCCCCGCGGTGGTCCCTGCCAGGGGCACAA GTGTGTGCAcgggctgtgcctgccccttGATGCCCTCTCCTACAGCTGCCAGTGCCATGAGGGCTACCAGGGTGCGCTCTGCAACCAGCCTGCCGAACCACCCGACCCCTGCCGCCACCAGCCCTGCATCCATGGCCACTGCCACCTCACCCCAGGGGGCCAGCCCACCTGCGAGTGCCACGATGGCTACACCGGGGCCCTCTGTGACCAGG AGCCGGAGTGCCGTGGGGAGCCGGTGCGGGACTACCACCAGGTGCAGCGGGGCTATGCCATCTGCCAGACGACGCGGCCGGTGGCCTGGGTGGAATGCCGGGGGACCTGCGGTGGCCCTGATGccagctgctgcactgggctGCGGCTCCGGCGCAGGAAATACGCCTTTGAGTGCAGCAACGGTGCAACCTTCGTGGAGGAGGTGGAGAAGCCCAGCAAGTGTGGCTGCAGCCAGTGCCTGTGA